From a single Paenibacillus sp. FSL W8-0426 genomic region:
- a CDS encoding stage V sporulation protein S yields the protein MEVLKVSAKSNPNSVAGALAGVLRERGNAELQAIGAGALNQAIKAVAIARGFVAPSGVDLICIPAFTDIVIDGEDRTAIKLIVEPR from the coding sequence ATGGAAGTATTAAAAGTTTCAGCAAAGTCCAATCCCAATTCCGTTGCCGGTGCGCTTGCAGGTGTTCTTCGTGAACGTGGAAATGCTGAACTGCAGGCCATCGGGGCGGGTGCATTGAATCAAGCTATTAAAGCGGTAGCGATAGCCCGGGGATTCGTAGCACCAAGTGGAGTTGACTTGATTTGTATTCCAGCTTTTACTGATATCGTAATTGACGGTGAGGACCGAACGGCCATTAAGCTGATAGTGGAGCCCAGATAA
- a CDS encoding membrane dipeptidase has translation MREWRVADFHCDALSKMLLKPELSFRNASELDVNVQRMEEGGVGLQAFAIYLPEVLGRGKFEHVMGQLELYRNRVHGNDGQGRGIQTLLWREQVADVRKLENPWGLLTLEGVDGLEGSLFYLQLCYEMGIRIVGLTWNYANWAADGVMEQRGAGLTEKGKALVGRCNEIGMLLDVSHLTEKGFWELTELSERPFIASHSNSYEVCPHVRNLKDDQIRAIVARNGRVGLTFVPWFVKQADEVHMEDLLPHIERICTLGGAQHLMMGSDFDGISTYIHGLEHSGKYPQWIEVLLKHYDEHVVRGWMWDNAINYLHEQLPSAAANQVK, from the coding sequence ATGCGTGAATGGCGTGTCGCCGATTTTCATTGTGATGCCTTGAGCAAAATGTTGTTGAAACCCGAGCTTTCGTTCCGAAATGCATCGGAGCTGGATGTCAATGTGCAGCGTATGGAGGAAGGCGGCGTCGGCTTGCAGGCGTTTGCGATCTATTTGCCGGAAGTATTGGGCCGGGGCAAGTTTGAGCACGTCATGGGTCAGCTCGAGTTATACAGAAACCGGGTTCATGGGAACGATGGGCAAGGCCGGGGGATCCAAACGCTGTTATGGCGGGAACAGGTGGCTGACGTCAGGAAGCTTGAGAACCCATGGGGACTTTTGACGCTGGAGGGTGTGGACGGCCTGGAAGGCAGCCTGTTCTACTTGCAGCTATGTTACGAGATGGGCATACGAATCGTAGGGCTGACCTGGAACTATGCCAATTGGGCGGCAGACGGGGTGATGGAGCAGCGAGGAGCGGGTTTGACCGAGAAAGGCAAGGCATTGGTCGGGCGCTGCAATGAAATCGGCATGCTGCTGGATGTTTCGCATTTGACGGAAAAAGGGTTCTGGGAACTGACCGAGCTGAGCGAGCGTCCGTTTATTGCTTCCCATTCGAACAGCTACGAGGTGTGTCCCCATGTCCGCAATTTGAAGGATGATCAAATTCGGGCCATTGTGGCCCGGAATGGGCGGGTGGGATTGACGTTTGTGCCATGGTTCGTGAAACAGGCGGATGAGGTACATATGGAAGATCTGCTGCCGCATATCGAGCGGATATGCACCTTGGGCGGAGCGCAGCATTTGATGATGGGGTCTGACTTTGACGGAATATCGACATATATTCATGGTTTGGAGCATTCGGGGAAATATCCGCAGTGGATCGAAGTGCTGCTGAAACATTATGACGAGCATGTGGTGCGAGGCTGGATGTGGGATAATGCGATAAATTATTTGCATGAACAGCTGCCTTCAGCTGCCGCCAATCAGGTAAAATAA
- a CDS encoding phosphate propanoyltransferase translates to MSKTVPVGVSARHIHVSQEHVDVLFGKGYQLTEFKPLSQPGQYAANETVAVIGSKGQFDKVRILGPVRPETQLEISMTDSFAIGVKAPVRESGNIEGTPGITIKGPAGEVTIDKGVIVAARHIHFHTSDAEKWGIQDKQMLKVRLSGERGLVLENVVARVSDSFALDMHIDTDEANAAGARNGDTAEIID, encoded by the coding sequence ATGAGTAAAACAGTACCTGTGGGCGTATCCGCCCGCCACATTCACGTATCCCAAGAGCATGTCGACGTTTTGTTCGGCAAAGGTTATCAACTGACTGAGTTCAAACCTCTGTCCCAACCAGGCCAATACGCCGCAAACGAAACAGTAGCGGTAATCGGTTCGAAAGGACAGTTCGATAAAGTCCGCATCCTCGGGCCAGTTCGCCCGGAAACCCAATTGGAAATCTCCATGACGGATTCCTTTGCGATCGGCGTTAAAGCCCCTGTACGCGAGTCCGGAAACATTGAAGGAACTCCGGGAATAACCATCAAAGGCCCTGCCGGCGAAGTAACCATCGACAAAGGCGTCATCGTTGCTGCCCGCCATATTCACTTCCACACTTCCGATGCGGAAAAATGGGGCATTCAAGACAAACAAATGCTGAAAGTGCGCTTGAGCGGCGAACGCGGCCTCGTGTTGGAAAATGTAGTGGCACGCGTATCCGACTCCTTTGCATTGGACATGCACATCGATACCGATGAAGCAAACGCAGCAGGCGCGCGTAATGGCGACACTGCTGAAATCATCGACTAA
- the miaB gene encoding tRNA (N6-isopentenyl adenosine(37)-C2)-methylthiotransferase MiaB, whose translation MAKDSKKDYSRYFDFSDAKVISQDEFSKKIRIRGRDITIKSEPNHRQEKQRGKEDIQVLYDNAVPDELKHIGEGKHYIVYTYGCQMNEHDSETIKGLLESMGYQATEDRKEADIILLNTCAIRENAEDKVFGELGHLKTLKTERPGLLLGVCGCMSQEEGVVNRIMQKHGFVDMIFGTHNVHRLPHLIQEALFSKEMVVEVWSKEGDIIENLPKKREGMRAWVNIMYGCDKFCTYCIVPYTRGKERSRRPEDVIAEVRDLARQGFKEITLLGQNVNAYGKDFTDINYSFANLMDDIRKIDVPRVRFTTSHPRDFDDDLIEVLAKGGNLVEHIHLPVQSGSTEVLKRMSRKYSREHYLNLAHKIKKAIPNVVLTTDIIVGFPGETDEQFEDTLSLVREVGYDFAYTFIYSPREGTPAAVMEDNVPMEVKKERLKRLNETINEYSHRSNEKQRGKVVEVLVEGESKRNSNVLAGRTRSNKLVHFEGSKDLIGTFVQVEITDPMTFYIRGNLLTDPVAANQ comes from the coding sequence ATGGCTAAAGATTCGAAAAAGGATTACTCCCGATATTTTGATTTCTCCGATGCCAAAGTAATTTCACAAGATGAATTCAGCAAAAAAATTCGGATTCGCGGCCGGGACATTACAATCAAGTCCGAACCGAATCATCGTCAGGAGAAACAGCGGGGAAAGGAAGACATCCAGGTACTTTACGACAATGCCGTCCCGGATGAATTGAAGCATATCGGCGAAGGCAAACATTATATCGTTTACACCTATGGATGCCAGATGAACGAGCATGATTCGGAGACGATTAAAGGTCTGCTCGAATCCATGGGTTACCAGGCCACGGAAGATCGCAAGGAAGCCGACATCATCCTGCTGAACACATGTGCGATTCGCGAAAATGCGGAGGACAAGGTGTTTGGCGAGCTCGGTCATCTCAAAACGTTGAAAACCGAACGTCCAGGCTTGCTGCTTGGGGTGTGCGGCTGCATGTCCCAGGAGGAAGGCGTCGTTAACCGCATCATGCAAAAGCATGGTTTTGTGGACATGATCTTTGGTACGCATAACGTGCACCGTTTGCCTCATCTGATTCAGGAAGCGCTGTTCAGCAAGGAAATGGTCGTTGAGGTGTGGTCCAAAGAGGGCGATATCATCGAAAACCTGCCGAAAAAACGGGAAGGCATGCGCGCATGGGTCAACATCATGTACGGTTGCGACAAGTTCTGTACGTATTGCATCGTTCCGTATACGCGCGGCAAGGAAAGAAGTCGCAGACCGGAAGACGTCATTGCCGAGGTGCGTGACCTGGCAAGGCAGGGCTTCAAGGAAATTACGTTGTTGGGGCAGAACGTCAATGCTTACGGCAAAGACTTTACCGATATAAACTACAGCTTCGCGAACCTGATGGACGACATCCGCAAAATCGACGTTCCCCGCGTTCGCTTTACGACAAGCCATCCGCGCGATTTTGACGACGATCTGATCGAAGTTCTCGCCAAGGGGGGCAATCTGGTCGAGCATATTCATCTTCCGGTGCAATCCGGCAGCACAGAAGTGCTTAAACGCATGAGTCGCAAGTATTCGCGGGAACACTATCTGAACCTGGCTCACAAAATCAAGAAAGCGATCCCGAATGTGGTGCTGACCACCGACATTATCGTCGGTTTCCCTGGAGAAACGGACGAACAGTTCGAGGACACGCTTTCCCTCGTGCGCGAAGTAGGTTATGATTTTGCTTATACGTTCATCTATTCTCCGCGCGAAGGAACACCGGCTGCGGTAATGGAGGACAATGTGCCGATGGAAGTCAAGAAGGAGCGCCTGAAACGCTTGAACGAAACGATCAACGAATACAGCCACCGCAGCAACGAGAAGCAGCGCGGCAAAGTGGTTGAGGTATTGGTCGAAGGCGAGAGCAAACGGAACTCCAACGTACTGGCTGGACGCACACGCAGCAACAAATTAGTGCATTTCGAAGGTTCAAAAGATCTGATCGGGACGTTTGTGCAGGTCGAAATCACCGACCCGATGACGTTCTATATCCGGGGTAACCTGCTCACCGATCCGGTTGCAGCGAATCAGTAA
- a CDS encoding YlbF family regulator has product MAQEQVQYNRYGMPTYDTRDLVIRDDIMRKAKELASMIGTSEEVKQFQQAEAKIQNHERIQQLIANIKKKQKEIVAFESFKNAAMVSKIEQEIEELQDELDSIPLVNEFQQSQSDINYLLQLVVSVIRDTVSEKVNVEAGTDSPPSSCG; this is encoded by the coding sequence GTGGCGCAAGAACAAGTGCAATATAACCGTTATGGTATGCCGACGTACGATACGCGCGATCTGGTCATACGCGACGACATTATGAGAAAAGCCAAAGAGTTGGCCAGTATGATCGGAACCAGCGAGGAAGTGAAGCAATTCCAGCAGGCTGAAGCCAAAATCCAAAACCATGAACGCATTCAGCAACTGATCGCCAACATCAAGAAAAAACAGAAGGAAATCGTAGCCTTCGAAAGTTTCAAAAATGCGGCCATGGTGAGCAAAATCGAGCAGGAGATCGAAGAGCTTCAGGATGAGCTGGATAGTATTCCGTTGGTCAACGAATTCCAGCAAAGCCAAAGCGACATCAACTATTTGCTGCAGCTGGTCGTTTCCGTGATCCGGGATACCGTTTCCGAGAAAGTCAATGTGGAGGCAGGCACGGACTCGCCGCCGAGCAGCTGCGGTTAA
- a CDS encoding PaaI family thioesterase, with translation MSILDKMVEEGSGRFWGFLGCRYIKGSQSEVQIALTAGEQHTNSMGIIHGGVLTSLMDQAMGMVATAAMDVDSCVTTNLNVHFLAPMHQGELTVTATVLHQAGRSITTQAEIHDQAGTLGCMATATFRVARTKKPDQQSNG, from the coding sequence ATGAGCATTTTGGATAAAATGGTGGAGGAAGGCAGCGGCCGGTTCTGGGGATTCCTGGGCTGCCGTTATATAAAAGGGAGTCAAAGCGAAGTACAGATCGCGCTGACGGCCGGCGAGCAGCATACCAATTCCATGGGCATCATCCATGGAGGCGTGCTGACCTCTTTGATGGATCAGGCGATGGGGATGGTAGCTACTGCGGCGATGGACGTGGACAGCTGCGTCACAACCAACCTGAACGTGCACTTTCTGGCACCCATGCATCAGGGGGAGCTGACGGTTACGGCAACCGTATTGCATCAAGCAGGGCGAAGCATTACAACCCAGGCGGAAATCCATGACCAAGCCGGTACGCTCGGGTGCATGGCTACCGCAACGTTTCGCGTCGCGCGTACAAAAAAGCCCGATCAGCAATCAAATGGTTGA
- a CDS encoding NUDIX domain-containing protein, translating to MSENNEHFNAENDEEMARAYSSKKYRTPDGVPADIVMFTLTKRERRTVTKTLPIRELKVMLIKRKGWPFAGRWALPGGFCQENESIYDAAKRELMEETGVDGGHLEYLNVYSQPGRDPRGWIISHAFFALVEEWMLEHRQAADDAEEVGLFTIQEALHELELGFDHRTIIEDAYHRIQQQMLETTIARQFLPREFTLSELYQVIQSVVPDFEEPNFIRKITSTRSRKGIVEEVRDEEGNLLSSNQYSQRPAQLYRFTELVPRLSIYT from the coding sequence ATGAGCGAAAACAACGAACACTTCAATGCTGAGAACGATGAAGAAATGGCGCGTGCCTATAGTTCCAAAAAATATCGTACCCCGGACGGCGTGCCCGCAGATATCGTCATGTTTACCTTGACCAAGCGGGAACGCAGAACGGTAACCAAAACGTTGCCGATTCGGGAATTGAAAGTGATGCTCATCAAACGCAAAGGTTGGCCTTTTGCCGGCAGATGGGCACTTCCAGGAGGGTTTTGCCAGGAGAATGAATCCATCTATGATGCCGCCAAGCGGGAATTGATGGAAGAGACCGGCGTCGACGGCGGTCACCTGGAATACTTGAATGTGTACAGCCAGCCGGGTCGGGATCCGAGGGGCTGGATTATCTCCCATGCATTTTTCGCATTGGTCGAGGAATGGATGCTGGAACACCGCCAGGCAGCCGATGATGCCGAGGAGGTAGGCCTGTTTACGATTCAGGAGGCATTGCATGAGCTGGAGCTTGGTTTCGATCACCGGACCATTATTGAGGATGCGTATCACCGGATTCAGCAGCAGATGCTGGAAACGACCATTGCAAGGCAATTCCTGCCCCGCGAATTTACGCTTAGCGAACTGTATCAGGTGATCCAGAGCGTCGTACCGGATTTCGAAGAGCCCAACTTCATTCGCAAAATCACATCGACGCGCAGTCGCAAAGGCATCGTCGAAGAGGTCAGGGATGAGGAAGGCAATTTGCTAAGCTCCAATCAGTATTCGCAGCGTCCGGCGCAGCTGTATCGGTTCACCGAGCTTGTGCCGCGTTTATCCATTTACACATAA
- a CDS encoding isochorismatase family cysteine hydrolase, whose protein sequence is MKALIVIDFTHDFVTGALPVGQPAVDIAETVAAVTETYCRNGHEVVMAVDLHEQNDPYHPETALFPPHNIRGSKGRELYGSLAEVMEQYKSEIRWMDKTRYSAFCGTDLELKLRERGITDIALIGVCTDICVLHTAVDAYNKGFHITVFEDAVASFNPGGHEWALGHFRSSLGAQVIQARETVLAANE, encoded by the coding sequence ATGAAAGCATTGATCGTGATTGATTTCACGCATGATTTTGTGACGGGAGCATTGCCCGTAGGCCAGCCGGCCGTGGACATCGCTGAGACTGTCGCTGCAGTGACCGAGACGTATTGCCGGAATGGTCATGAAGTGGTGATGGCCGTTGACTTGCATGAACAGAATGATCCATATCATCCGGAGACGGCGTTGTTTCCGCCGCACAATATCCGCGGTTCGAAAGGACGGGAGTTGTATGGAAGCCTTGCAGAGGTCATGGAACAGTACAAGTCGGAAATCCGATGGATGGACAAAACGAGATATAGCGCTTTTTGCGGCACTGATCTTGAGTTAAAGCTGAGGGAACGAGGAATTACGGACATTGCTCTGATCGGGGTGTGTACGGACATATGCGTGCTTCATACGGCCGTGGACGCCTATAACAAAGGATTTCACATTACGGTATTTGAGGACGCCGTGGCCAGCTTCAACCCTGGGGGACATGAGTGGGCGCTCGGACATTTCCGTTCCAGCCTTGGGGCTCAGGTCATTCAAGCGCGAGAGACGGTATTGGCAGCCAATGAATGA
- a CDS encoding nicotinate phosphoribosyltransferase, with amino-acid sequence MQTSLALHTDKYQINMMYAHWVNGTHKRKAVFEAYFRKLPFGNGYAVFAGLERIVNYISQLRFTMEDIEYLSKQQENYDPGFLEELLQFSFKGTIHSMKEGALVFPDEPLIRVEGSIMEAQLVETAILNFMNYQTLIATKASRIKRVANQDTLLEFGTRRAQEADAAIWGARASYIAGFHATSNMLAGERFGIPTAGTHAHSWVQTFMSEQEAFDVYAKVMPDQVTLLVDTFDTLNSGVPHAIKTAKMLESQGKRMNAIRLDSGDLAYLSIQARQMLDEAGLDYVKIVASNDLDENTIFNLKAQGARIDTWGVGTQLITASDQPSLGGVYKLVEREVEGGMLPTIKISANPEKVSTPGKKEVFRIVDPKHGKAIADYICYPGEEQPVQGGPLKLFNPLHPYLKKTVTRYEAVNMLEPIFVDGQQVYELPTLDDIRRYHEEQLDLFWPEYLRKLNPEIYRVNISPAAWNMKQKLIAEHVHSQEEF; translated from the coding sequence ATGCAGACTAGCCTGGCGTTACACACGGATAAGTATCAAATCAACATGATGTATGCGCACTGGGTCAATGGAACTCACAAACGGAAGGCGGTGTTCGAAGCGTACTTCCGCAAGCTTCCTTTCGGAAACGGTTATGCCGTATTTGCCGGATTGGAACGCATTGTGAATTATATCAGCCAGCTTCGCTTTACGATGGAGGACATCGAATATTTATCCAAACAACAGGAAAACTACGATCCGGGCTTTCTTGAGGAACTGCTTCAGTTTTCATTCAAGGGAACCATTCATTCCATGAAAGAAGGAGCATTGGTTTTCCCCGACGAACCGTTGATTCGGGTCGAGGGCTCCATTATGGAGGCACAGTTGGTGGAGACGGCCATCCTTAATTTCATGAATTATCAGACATTGATTGCGACCAAGGCATCCCGGATCAAACGGGTGGCGAATCAGGACACTCTCCTGGAGTTCGGCACGCGCAGGGCACAGGAGGCGGATGCGGCCATTTGGGGAGCGCGCGCTTCATATATTGCCGGCTTTCATGCCACGTCCAACATGTTGGCGGGAGAGCGCTTCGGCATCCCGACGGCGGGAACGCATGCCCATTCCTGGGTGCAAACGTTCATGAGCGAGCAGGAAGCTTTTGATGTGTATGCCAAAGTCATGCCCGATCAAGTCACGCTGCTGGTAGATACATTCGATACATTGAACAGCGGTGTGCCTCATGCGATTAAGACGGCCAAAATGCTTGAAAGCCAAGGCAAACGCATGAACGCCATTCGTCTTGATAGCGGGGACCTTGCTTATTTGTCGATTCAAGCCAGACAGATGCTGGATGAGGCTGGATTGGACTACGTAAAAATCGTGGCTTCCAACGATCTGGATGAGAACACGATCTTTAACCTGAAGGCTCAGGGCGCGCGTATCGACACATGGGGTGTGGGTACGCAGTTGATCACGGCTTCGGATCAGCCTTCGCTCGGCGGTGTATACAAGTTGGTGGAGCGTGAAGTGGAAGGCGGCATGCTGCCGACGATCAAAATATCCGCAAATCCGGAAAAAGTATCGACGCCGGGGAAAAAGGAAGTTTTTCGAATCGTCGACCCGAAGCATGGCAAAGCCATTGCCGACTACATTTGTTATCCCGGAGAAGAACAGCCGGTTCAGGGCGGTCCGCTCAAACTGTTCAATCCACTTCACCCTTATCTGAAAAAGACGGTAACCCGCTATGAAGCGGTCAACATGCTGGAGCCCATCTTCGTGGATGGACAGCAGGTTTATGAACTGCCTACGCTGGATGACATTCGCAGATATCATGAAGAACAGCTTGACCTGTTCTGGCCGGAATATTTGCGCAAACTCAATCCGGAAATTTATCGCGTGAACATCAGCCCTGCGGCGTGGAACATGAAGCAGAAGCTGATTGCGGAGCATGTGCATTCGCAGGAAGAGTTTTAA
- a CDS encoding acryloyl-CoA reductase, which produces MNTSFPAYVVRQDEQGRVHAAIEQLRKEDLPNGDVSVHVQYSSVNYKDGLAAAEKGGVVRHYPMVPGIDIAGVVEESVSGRFAPGDRVISTGYEPGVSHFGGFSRYARLSSEWLVPLPPGLSEKEAMAIGTAGFTAALSVDALLHAGVKPAMGPVLVTGATGGVGSMAVAILSRLGFEVTASTGKKAEQEPLLKRLGAAHVISREEADAPAKGALGKQLWAGIVDPTAGAGLAERLKHVRYGGAAAVSGLTGGPSFESSVFPFILRGVQLIGIDSVYCPMERRERIWKLLGGEWKPERALELGIQEISWAQLPQTLETILKGGAVGRSVLNTMTEPPVE; this is translated from the coding sequence ATGAATACATCGTTTCCAGCTTATGTGGTACGTCAGGATGAGCAGGGCCGCGTTCACGCAGCGATCGAGCAGCTCCGAAAAGAAGATTTGCCGAACGGCGACGTCAGCGTACACGTCCAGTATTCGAGCGTCAATTACAAAGACGGCCTTGCTGCCGCTGAGAAAGGCGGAGTGGTACGCCATTATCCGATGGTTCCGGGCATCGATATCGCGGGGGTCGTCGAAGAATCGGTCAGCGGCAGGTTTGCTCCCGGAGACCGGGTCATTAGTACGGGGTATGAACCAGGGGTTTCCCATTTCGGGGGATTCAGCAGATATGCGCGTCTGAGCAGTGAGTGGCTTGTGCCGCTGCCTCCGGGATTAAGCGAGAAGGAAGCGATGGCGATCGGCACGGCGGGTTTTACAGCGGCCCTCTCTGTGGACGCATTGCTGCATGCTGGCGTGAAACCGGCTATGGGGCCGGTGTTGGTTACGGGCGCCACGGGCGGCGTCGGCAGCATGGCCGTTGCGATTCTCTCGCGGTTGGGCTTTGAGGTGACGGCGAGCACGGGGAAAAAGGCAGAGCAGGAACCGCTGCTGAAACGGCTCGGGGCAGCGCATGTCATCTCAAGGGAAGAAGCAGACGCACCGGCCAAGGGAGCGCTTGGGAAACAGTTATGGGCCGGGATCGTAGATCCGACCGCAGGAGCGGGGCTGGCTGAACGGTTGAAGCACGTCCGTTATGGCGGAGCTGCTGCCGTATCGGGATTGACGGGCGGGCCGTCGTTCGAATCGAGCGTGTTTCCTTTTATTCTGCGCGGCGTGCAGTTGATCGGGATCGATTCCGTGTATTGTCCGATGGAGCGCCGGGAACGGATCTGGAAGCTGCTCGGCGGGGAATGGAAGCCTGAACGGGCGCTTGAGCTCGGCATTCAAGAGATTTCCTGGGCACAACTGCCCCAGACGCTCGAAACGATTTTGAAAGGCGGGGCAGTGGGCCGATCCGTGCTGAACACGATGACGGAGCCGCCGGTGGAATAA
- a CDS encoding molybdenum cofactor biosynthesis protein B, with the protein MSTSVEQHRQEAPDSVSCMIVTVSDTRTKETDASGQLMHQLLTEAGYQVVEYLITPDETERIQAILQDASVRDDIEAVLMSGGTGIAPRDTTYEAVSSLLDKELPGFGEIFRFLSYTEDIGSAAILSRAVAGTIGRTAVFSMPGSRGAVKLAMEKIILPELRHVMREIYKPV; encoded by the coding sequence ATGAGCACTTCCGTGGAACAACATCGCCAAGAAGCTCCGGATTCAGTCTCGTGTATGATCGTAACCGTATCGGATACGCGAACCAAAGAAACCGACGCGAGCGGTCAGCTGATGCATCAGCTTTTGACCGAAGCAGGCTATCAGGTCGTCGAATATTTGATTACGCCGGATGAGACGGAGCGCATTCAGGCCATCCTGCAGGATGCGTCTGTGCGGGATGATATCGAAGCGGTTCTGATGAGCGGCGGAACAGGCATTGCGCCGAGAGATACGACGTATGAAGCAGTATCTTCGCTGCTGGATAAGGAACTGCCCGGATTCGGGGAAATCTTCCGCTTCCTCAGCTATACAGAGGACATTGGTTCTGCCGCCATTCTTAGCCGGGCCGTTGCCGGAACGATCGGCCGCACAGCCGTTTTTTCCATGCCTGGCTCGAGAGGGGCCGTCAAGCTGGCCATGGAAAAAATCATTTTGCCCGAGCTGCGGCATGTCATGCGCGAAATATATAAACCCGTCTGA
- a CDS encoding GTP-binding protein produces the protein MNNQPSNQSQDRSVPVYILSGFLGSGKTTLLVQLLEHWKKQGLRPAVIMNELGEVNLDGQVVDESVPMAEMLGGCICCTVRGDLGLQLSELIQTESPDVIIIEATGAANPMEILDGVTETSLYMRLELKSLITVVDAAHLWGLHAEQKGKTFRLMQDQIRCASVLLLNKTDRVNDRELEELQQLLAKWNAYAPVIGTVKCQVDMDMLLRAGTGVQSPSRSLTGNEPDSDHGSADSHVHTAECALHGCSHGHDKHDHAGHRHEAHASHEHVMVYTHYFTKPVNSEAFERFVANLPRDVYRAKGILTFSDTASRFWFQYAYQESDYMKINPQGQVPNVAVFIGEHFEQGAIREQLLALEGTAE, from the coding sequence ATGAACAATCAACCATCGAATCAAAGTCAGGATCGATCCGTTCCTGTATACATATTGTCGGGATTTCTCGGAAGCGGCAAAACGACGCTGCTCGTTCAATTGCTGGAGCATTGGAAAAAGCAAGGATTGCGGCCGGCGGTCATCATGAACGAATTGGGCGAAGTGAATCTGGATGGCCAGGTCGTCGACGAATCCGTGCCGATGGCCGAAATGCTTGGGGGCTGCATCTGCTGTACCGTGCGCGGGGACCTTGGACTTCAGCTATCGGAATTGATTCAGACCGAGTCGCCGGATGTCATCATTATCGAAGCGACGGGTGCTGCCAATCCGATGGAAATTTTGGACGGTGTGACGGAAACGTCGCTGTACATGCGCCTTGAGCTTAAAAGCCTGATCACCGTAGTGGATGCCGCGCACCTATGGGGCCTTCATGCGGAGCAGAAGGGGAAGACGTTCCGCCTGATGCAGGACCAGATTCGCTGTGCATCCGTGCTGCTCCTGAACAAAACGGACCGGGTCAACGACCGCGAGCTTGAAGAGCTGCAGCAATTGCTGGCGAAATGGAATGCGTATGCTCCCGTCATCGGCACGGTGAAATGCCAAGTGGACATGGACATGCTGCTGCGTGCGGGAACAGGCGTGCAGAGCCCATCCCGATCTCTGACGGGGAACGAACCCGATTCCGATCATGGATCGGCGGATTCGCATGTGCATACCGCCGAATGTGCGCTGCACGGCTGCAGTCATGGTCATGACAAACACGATCATGCCGGTCATCGGCATGAAGCGCATGCTTCGCACGAACATGTGATGGTATATACGCATTACTTTACCAAACCCGTCAACAGCGAAGCGTTCGAACGCTTTGTTGCGAATCTGCCACGGGACGTATATCGTGCAAAAGGGATTTTAACGTTCAGCGATACGGCGAGCCGGTTCTGGTTCCAGTATGCCTATCAGGAATCGGATTACATGAAAATTAATCCGCAGGGACAGGTACCCAACGTTGCCGTATTCATCGGGGAGCATTTTGAGCAGGGGGCCATTCGCGAGCAGCTGCTCGCATTGGAAGGCACAGCAGAGTAA